In Haloterrigena turkmenica DSM 5511, a single genomic region encodes these proteins:
- a CDS encoding DUF6432 family protein: MRAKREYRDRTRTQVAVLDALVDRADEGMSVFELRAAVEVDIDELETALSTLKEDGLIVVESGSSETVIKPDEQVIPEAPTDEDDDQTIGEWLRDRFPF, from the coding sequence ATGAGAGCAAAGCGGGAGTACCGGGACCGAACGAGGACGCAGGTGGCGGTACTCGACGCGCTCGTCGATCGGGCCGACGAGGGGATGAGCGTCTTCGAACTCCGGGCGGCGGTCGAAGTCGATATCGACGAACTCGAGACGGCGCTCTCGACGCTCAAGGAGGACGGGCTGATCGTCGTCGAATCCGGGAGCAGCGAGACCGTGATCAAGCCCGACGAGCAGGTCATCCCCGAGGCGCCGACCGACGAGGACGACGACCAGACGATCGGCGAGTGGCTTCGCGATCGATTCCCCTTTTGA
- a CDS encoding DUF7093 family protein has product MALRCSLLGHDYGDPEVEREREERGSEVVVTVQEFEECARCGDRNVLSENTEVTSLSAATDADSLPPEPEPETAIPDSDAETVEPPTGAADEVGTEVAFGDDADDDFIDAEAAEPAAAADESTDDFDVPTDENGDPVTDDGEILDDDDDNRVPADRERDHGEWPDSDDVGPPVGSENEPSGWPDSDEGGDREDDPDVPIDAELEDPVKPDETVTDDAVVLEDDTGTVSGGRGESTAAADARSVTAEPPNAPETQGSPDAGPATDRESAESGAASGSGIERAGSAPTPSQSDGPLEDVLTEFYCPRCDYVSDGNRGSLRAGDICPDCRKGYLGERERR; this is encoded by the coding sequence ATGGCCCTTCGATGTTCGTTGCTCGGACACGACTACGGAGACCCCGAAGTCGAACGCGAGCGCGAAGAACGGGGCAGCGAGGTCGTCGTAACCGTCCAGGAGTTCGAAGAGTGTGCCCGCTGTGGCGACCGAAACGTCCTCAGCGAGAACACGGAGGTCACGAGCCTCTCCGCTGCGACGGACGCCGATTCGCTCCCCCCCGAGCCCGAACCCGAGACAGCGATACCCGACAGCGACGCCGAGACTGTCGAACCACCGACCGGCGCGGCCGACGAGGTCGGCACCGAGGTCGCCTTCGGCGACGACGCTGACGACGACTTCATCGACGCCGAGGCGGCCGAACCGGCGGCCGCCGCGGACGAATCGACCGACGACTTCGACGTGCCGACCGACGAGAACGGCGACCCCGTGACCGACGACGGCGAGATCCTCGACGACGATGACGACAACCGCGTCCCCGCCGACCGCGAGCGCGACCACGGCGAGTGGCCCGACTCCGACGACGTCGGTCCGCCCGTCGGAAGCGAGAACGAGCCCTCGGGGTGGCCCGACTCCGACGAGGGCGGCGACCGCGAGGACGACCCCGACGTCCCGATCGACGCCGAACTCGAGGACCCGGTCAAACCCGACGAGACGGTGACCGACGACGCGGTCGTCCTCGAGGACGACACCGGAACCGTCTCCGGCGGACGCGGCGAGTCGACCGCGGCGGCCGACGCCAGATCCGTGACCGCGGAGCCGCCGAACGCACCCGAAACGCAGGGGTCGCCTGACGCGGGCCCGGCGACGGACCGCGAGTCGGCCGAGAGCGGAGCCGCGTCGGGCAGCGGAATCGAACGTGCGGGGTCGGCGCCGACGCCCAGCCAGAGCGACGGACCGCTCGAGGACGTCCTGACCGAGTTCTACTGTCCCCGGTGTGACTACGTCTCGGACGGCAACCGAGGGTCCCTGCGCGCCGGCGACATCTGTCCCGACTGCCGAAAGGGATACCTCGGCGAACGGGAACGCCGCTGA
- a CDS encoding DUF5611 family protein has translation MKEYKMRRGEYLEERIPDMESTVEEYFGPITGTEEYKGSDLYVIGEPDNPVFEKIVVGTVEYSGKKDKLGVEFYERDPTELGPEELEAAADAVDIKNDFLLEATARDAKARRDSMKRSVEDDPDHDF, from the coding sequence ATGAAGGAGTACAAGATGCGACGCGGTGAGTATCTCGAGGAGCGAATCCCCGATATGGAGTCGACGGTCGAGGAGTACTTCGGCCCCATCACGGGGACCGAGGAGTACAAGGGGAGCGATCTCTACGTCATCGGCGAACCCGACAACCCCGTCTTCGAGAAGATCGTCGTCGGAACCGTCGAGTACTCCGGGAAGAAGGACAAACTCGGCGTCGAGTTCTACGAGCGCGATCCGACCGAACTCGGCCCCGAAGAGCTCGAGGCCGCCGCCGACGCCGTCGACATCAAAAACGACTTCCTGCTCGAGGCGACCGCCCGGGACGCCAAGGCCCGCCGCGACTCGATGAAACGGTCCGTCGAAGACGATCCGGATCACGACTTCTAA
- a CDS encoding heme-binding protein, translating to MERRQPPQTEEGWYVLHDFRSIDWDAWRDAPERRRSRAIEEGIEYLSAAESVADAEEGDSATFAVLGHKADLLVLHLRPTLADLDALERRFEGTALAEFTERADSYLSVTEVSGYMSQDYFDEDAEVEDTGMARYIETRLKPEIPDSEFLSFYPMDKRRGPEDNWYDLPFDERAEHLSSHGDIGKDYAGRVTQIISGSIGLDDFEWGVTLFGDDPTDVKELLYEMRFDPSSSRFAEFGRFLSARRFPPEDLGAFLAGERIPREGEESHGEHPHAGGESGGHHHGESGGHHEGSGDHHHGDSSSSGRGDHGGSGGPHGDDDEDLRSELEDMGVYAGQPHGEDVHAVVLYSAADAEELFEEVDGLRGNFDHYDTHVKTAVYEPQDGGDDSETAVVSLWETERAASTAAGFLADLPDIVRQAGDDEGDSWGTMGMFYSVKPEHRGDFLGTFEEAGELLAEMDGHRKTDLLINREDENDMFIASRWDSREDAMQFFRSDAFSEAVEFGRDVLTDRPRHVFLA from the coding sequence ATGGAACGACGGCAGCCGCCACAGACCGAAGAGGGCTGGTACGTCCTGCACGATTTCCGGTCGATCGATTGGGACGCCTGGCGAGACGCCCCCGAACGCCGGCGCTCGCGAGCGATCGAGGAGGGAATCGAGTATCTCTCCGCCGCCGAATCGGTCGCCGACGCCGAGGAAGGCGACTCCGCGACGTTCGCGGTACTCGGCCACAAGGCCGACCTCCTCGTGCTCCACCTCCGTCCGACGCTGGCTGATCTCGACGCGTTAGAGCGTCGGTTCGAAGGGACGGCGCTGGCGGAGTTTACCGAACGCGCCGACTCCTATCTCTCCGTGACGGAGGTCTCGGGCTACATGTCCCAGGATTACTTCGACGAGGACGCGGAGGTCGAGGACACCGGCATGGCGCGCTACATCGAAACCCGGCTCAAACCCGAGATTCCCGACAGCGAGTTCCTGAGCTTCTATCCGATGGACAAGCGGCGCGGGCCGGAAGACAACTGGTACGATCTGCCCTTCGACGAGCGCGCCGAGCACCTCTCCTCGCACGGCGACATCGGGAAAGACTACGCCGGCCGGGTCACCCAGATCATCTCCGGCAGCATCGGCCTCGACGACTTCGAGTGGGGCGTCACCCTGTTCGGCGACGATCCGACCGACGTGAAGGAACTCCTCTACGAGATGCGCTTCGACCCCTCGAGCTCCCGATTCGCCGAGTTCGGCCGGTTCCTCTCGGCCCGCCGGTTCCCGCCGGAAGATCTCGGCGCGTTCCTCGCGGGCGAGCGGATTCCCCGAGAGGGCGAGGAGTCCCACGGCGAGCATCCGCACGCGGGCGGCGAGAGCGGTGGTCACCACCACGGCGAGAGCGGCGGTCACCACGAGGGTTCCGGTGACCACCACCACGGCGACTCGAGTTCGAGCGGCCGCGGCGACCACGGTGGCTCCGGCGGTCCGCACGGTGACGACGACGAAGATCTCCGCAGCGAACTCGAGGATATGGGCGTCTACGCCGGCCAGCCCCACGGCGAGGACGTCCACGCGGTCGTGCTCTACTCCGCGGCCGACGCCGAGGAACTGTTCGAGGAGGTCGACGGCCTCCGCGGTAACTTCGATCACTACGACACTCACGTGAAGACGGCCGTCTACGAACCGCAAGACGGCGGCGACGACAGCGAAACCGCCGTCGTCAGCCTCTGGGAGACCGAACGGGCCGCGAGCACCGCGGCGGGATTCCTCGCCGACCTGCCCGATATCGTCCGACAGGCCGGCGACGACGAGGGCGACTCCTGGGGCACGATGGGGATGTTCTACTCCGTCAAGCCCGAGCACCGCGGGGACTTCCTCGGCACCTTCGAGGAGGCCGGCGAACTGCTCGCGGAGATGGACGGTCACCGCAAGACGGACCTCCTGATCAACCGCGAGGACGAAAACGACATGTTCATCGCCAGCCGCTGGGATTCCCGCGAGGACGCCATGCAGTTCTTCCGCAGCGACGCCTTCTCGGAGGCCGTCGAGTTCGGTCGCGACGTCCTGACCGACCGGCCGCGCCACGTCTTCCTGGCCTGA
- a CDS encoding PadR family transcriptional regulator, giving the protein MRKSGPPKGLIAYLVLELLEEKPRYGYEILKEIREISGGHWEPSYGSVYPILYKFEEKGWAERIDREDEPDRKYFELTDEGYAELADRRESCAEKARDFADVILGFFHVYAAFSTDERFEVPDRDGEWRFDEACSAWIVEQLARHHERYFDAAFERIEATPEEFSERHGIATDPDEGASTDDGDTSDTETE; this is encoded by the coding sequence ATGCGGAAAAGTGGGCCGCCAAAGGGACTCATCGCCTATCTCGTTCTCGAGCTACTCGAGGAGAAGCCCCGCTACGGCTACGAGATCTTGAAGGAGATCCGCGAGATCAGCGGCGGCCACTGGGAGCCGTCCTACGGCTCGGTCTACCCCATCCTCTACAAGTTCGAGGAGAAGGGGTGGGCCGAGCGGATCGACCGCGAGGACGAACCCGATCGGAAGTACTTCGAGCTCACCGACGAGGGGTACGCGGAGCTGGCGGATCGGCGGGAGAGCTGCGCCGAGAAGGCCCGCGACTTCGCCGACGTCATCCTGGGCTTCTTTCACGTCTACGCGGCGTTCTCGACGGACGAGCGGTTCGAGGTTCCCGACCGGGACGGCGAGTGGCGCTTCGACGAGGCCTGCAGCGCGTGGATCGTCGAACAGCTCGCCCGTCACCACGAACGCTACTTCGACGCCGCGTTCGAGCGCATCGAGGCGACGCCCGAGGAGTTCTCCGAGCGCCACGGCATTGCCACGGATCCGGACGAGGGGGCGTCGACCGACGACGGCGACACTTCGGACACAGAAACGGAGTGA
- a CDS encoding site-2 protease family protein, protein MDYGFPAVVSVPELAGSETLTWVVAGLLVYWFGIIALRRAELLPSYVGTQGPILTFHTKRGRRFLDRLARPKRFWRAWSNLGVGIAIVVMAAMFVVLALGAISALTSPQPASSINQPRNVIPFPGVNDFLPVSATPGIVTGLLVGLVVHEGGHGLLCRVEDIEIESMGVAMLAFIPMGAFVEPDQEGSKQASRGGQTRMFAAGVTNNFAVTILVFALLFGPIAGSIAVAPGAAVGGVAPDSPADEADVQPHDRITAVGGDPVETNDDLADRLDAADGEQVELELNGERTVTVDRSLLVTAAIENGPGGLAVGDRILRVGDQSVATEREFFDAVGDDERVSVTIERDGEELERELPIGAAVDVTDDGPLREATGSIDESLIVTRFDGERTHTYDDLISLVDDREVGSEVTLEGYLDGERVEYEVTLGEHPRDDGSYLGVVGHSGASGFELSDIGVQLYPAEDYLAILGGGDGSGNALMNSFIGKIVLAVMLPVSAVAGLLPFNFAGFTGGVQNFYEVQGALAALGDGTVFFVANILFWTGWINVQLGFFNCIPAFPLDGGHILRTSTEAIVSRLPFETTRGHVRTVTTAVGLTMLGSFVLMLSVPLLQ, encoded by the coding sequence ATGGACTACGGTTTCCCTGCTGTCGTCTCGGTCCCCGAACTCGCCGGGTCGGAGACCCTGACCTGGGTCGTCGCCGGCCTGCTCGTCTACTGGTTCGGGATCATCGCGCTCCGTCGAGCGGAGCTGTTGCCGTCGTACGTCGGTACACAGGGGCCGATTCTGACCTTCCACACCAAGCGCGGGCGGCGGTTTCTCGACCGTCTCGCGCGGCCCAAACGGTTCTGGCGCGCGTGGTCGAATCTCGGCGTCGGCATCGCCATCGTCGTGATGGCGGCGATGTTCGTCGTCCTCGCGCTCGGGGCGATTTCGGCGCTGACGTCGCCACAGCCGGCCAGCAGCATCAACCAGCCCCGAAACGTCATCCCGTTCCCCGGGGTTAACGACTTTCTGCCGGTCTCAGCGACGCCCGGGATCGTCACCGGACTGCTGGTCGGACTGGTCGTCCACGAGGGCGGCCACGGCCTACTCTGTCGCGTCGAGGACATCGAGATCGAGTCGATGGGCGTGGCCATGCTCGCGTTCATCCCGATGGGCGCGTTCGTCGAACCCGATCAGGAAGGCAGCAAACAGGCCTCTCGAGGCGGTCAGACGCGGATGTTCGCTGCGGGCGTCACCAACAACTTCGCAGTGACGATCCTCGTCTTCGCCCTGCTGTTCGGCCCGATCGCGGGATCGATCGCCGTCGCTCCGGGCGCCGCCGTCGGCGGCGTCGCTCCCGACTCGCCGGCCGACGAGGCCGACGTACAGCCCCACGACCGCATCACCGCCGTCGGGGGCGACCCAGTCGAGACCAACGACGACCTCGCCGATCGACTGGACGCCGCCGACGGCGAGCAGGTCGAACTCGAACTCAACGGCGAGCGGACGGTGACGGTCGATCGCTCGCTGCTGGTGACCGCCGCGATCGAGAACGGGCCGGGCGGACTGGCGGTCGGCGATCGGATCCTCCGGGTCGGCGACCAGTCGGTCGCGACCGAACGCGAGTTCTTCGACGCCGTCGGCGACGACGAGCGCGTCTCCGTGACGATCGAACGCGACGGAGAGGAACTCGAGCGCGAACTGCCGATCGGGGCCGCCGTCGACGTCACCGACGACGGACCCCTCCGGGAGGCGACCGGCTCGATCGACGAGTCGCTGATCGTCACCCGGTTCGACGGCGAGCGGACCCACACCTACGACGACCTCATCTCGCTGGTCGACGACCGCGAGGTCGGCAGCGAGGTCACCCTCGAGGGGTATCTCGACGGGGAGCGCGTCGAGTACGAGGTCACGCTCGGCGAACACCCGCGCGACGACGGGAGCTACCTCGGCGTCGTCGGCCACTCCGGCGCGTCCGGTTTCGAACTCAGCGATATCGGCGTCCAGCTCTACCCCGCCGAGGACTACCTGGCGATTCTCGGCGGCGGGGACGGCAGCGGCAACGCCCTGATGAACTCGTTTATCGGAAAAATCGTCCTCGCGGTGATGCTCCCGGTCAGCGCCGTGGCCGGTCTCCTTCCCTTCAACTTCGCCGGCTTCACCGGCGGCGTCCAGAACTTCTACGAGGTGCAGGGGGCGCTGGCGGCGCTCGGCGACGGAACGGTCTTCTTCGTCGCGAACATCCTGTTCTGGACCGGCTGGATTAACGTTCAGCTCGGCTTCTTCAACTGCATTCCGGCGTTCCCGCTGGACGGGGGCCACATCCTCCGGACGAGCACCGAGGCGATCGTCTCGCGGCTCCCCTTCGAGACGACCCGAGGGCACGTCCGCACCGTCACGACGGCCGTCGGGTTGACGATGCTCGGGAGCTTCGTGCTCATGCTGTCCGTTCCGTTGCTCCAGTAG
- the lysS gene encoding lysine--tRNA ligase has product MSDGSPYTLQRDLEEDERHAFWADIVADRVEERNPDEPIVVKGGISPSGVPHLGNVNEIMRGYYVAEVLRERGHEVRQVFTADDRDPLRKLPRTLCDLEGNLVDLGEVDAGALGRNLGAPYTDIPDPFGCCDSYGDHFSTIIQDSADAVDVPIDLVSNTEMYENGDLEEVTRFVLEHRDRAREVLSEYQDKVDEDYVPFNPICEECGKITETVTSVDLDAGEAGTVDYRCTDMDAGDQTIDGCGHEGTATLREGKMPWRFEWPAQWKELGVDFEPFGKDHAEGSWPSGQDVARNVFEIEPPVPMVYEWFTLEGQPFSSSEGNVILVSDVLELLEPEVLRYFFAKDPSKARDFSIERLDQLVDEFDRLEAIYFDEIEADEDEAAFAKRVYPLVVAETREERLRLPYTFAAVLGMFDDPGLREAVARKEGHIPDDAPEWAVEDALARVEKARNWARRTGNEFDYELKRTEIPDHDFDAATEDALAELADFIEAGHEPDEIQGEIYETAKRHDVDVGDFFGAGYRLFFDEDQGPKLGPFLAKVDREFVVARLRRER; this is encoded by the coding sequence ATGAGCGACGGGAGTCCCTACACGCTCCAACGCGACCTCGAGGAGGACGAGCGTCACGCGTTCTGGGCGGATATCGTTGCGGATCGGGTAGAAGAGCGGAATCCCGACGAGCCGATCGTCGTCAAGGGCGGCATCTCGCCGTCCGGCGTTCCCCACCTGGGCAACGTCAACGAGATCATGCGGGGCTACTACGTCGCCGAAGTGCTCCGCGAGCGGGGCCACGAGGTCCGGCAGGTGTTCACCGCCGACGACCGCGACCCGCTCCGCAAGCTGCCTCGCACCCTCTGTGACCTCGAGGGGAACCTCGTCGATCTCGGCGAGGTCGACGCGGGCGCGCTCGGGCGCAACCTCGGCGCTCCCTACACGGACATTCCGGACCCCTTCGGCTGCTGTGACTCCTACGGCGACCACTTCTCGACGATCATCCAGGACAGCGCCGACGCCGTCGACGTGCCGATCGACCTAGTGTCGAACACGGAGATGTACGAGAACGGTGACCTCGAGGAGGTTACGCGGTTCGTCCTCGAGCACCGGGACCGCGCACGCGAGGTGCTCTCGGAGTACCAGGACAAGGTCGACGAGGACTACGTCCCGTTCAACCCGATCTGCGAGGAGTGCGGCAAGATCACGGAGACAGTGACGAGCGTCGACTTAGATGCGGGCGAGGCCGGAACCGTCGACTACCGCTGTACCGACATGGACGCCGGCGACCAGACGATCGACGGCTGCGGCCACGAGGGTACCGCCACGCTGCGGGAAGGCAAGATGCCCTGGCGCTTCGAGTGGCCCGCCCAGTGGAAGGAACTCGGCGTCGATTTCGAGCCCTTCGGCAAGGACCACGCCGAGGGCTCCTGGCCCAGCGGCCAGGACGTCGCGCGGAACGTCTTCGAGATCGAGCCGCCGGTCCCGATGGTCTACGAGTGGTTCACCCTCGAGGGCCAGCCGTTCTCCTCCTCGGAGGGGAACGTCATCCTCGTCTCGGACGTCCTCGAACTGCTCGAGCCCGAGGTACTGCGGTACTTCTTCGCGAAGGACCCCTCCAAGGCCCGGGACTTCAGCATCGAGCGCCTCGACCAGCTGGTCGACGAGTTCGACCGCCTCGAGGCGATCTACTTCGACGAGATCGAGGCCGACGAGGACGAGGCGGCGTTCGCGAAGCGAGTCTACCCGCTCGTGGTAGCGGAGACGAGAGAAGAGCGGCTCCGTCTGCCCTACACCTTCGCCGCCGTGCTCGGCATGTTCGACGACCCGGGCCTGCGCGAGGCGGTCGCTCGCAAGGAGGGCCACATCCCCGACGACGCGCCCGAGTGGGCCGTCGAGGACGCCCTCGCGCGCGTCGAGAAGGCCCGAAACTGGGCTCGACGGACCGGAAACGAGTTCGACTACGAGCTCAAGCGCACCGAGATCCCCGATCACGACTTCGACGCCGCGACCGAAGACGCCCTCGCGGAACTCGCTGACTTCATCGAGGCGGGCCACGAACCCGACGAGATTCAGGGCGAGATCTACGAGACCGCCAAGCGCCACGACGTCGATGTCGGCGACTTCTTCGGGGCCGGTTACCGCCTGTTCTTCGACGAGGATCAGGGGCCGAAACTCGGCCCGTTCCTCGCGAAGGTCGACCGCGAGTTCGTCGTCGCCCGGTTGCGCAGGGAACGCTGA
- the pyrH gene encoding UMP kinase — MKVVVSIGGSVLVPEPGADRVAEHAAVVEDLIADGCRVGAVVGGGGVARDYISAARDLGANEIELDQLGIDVTRLNARLLIAALSEESVTAPALDYEEASEALRRDDICIMGGVAPAQTTDAVGAALAEYIDADLLVYATSVPGVYSADPNEDDDATKYDSLSATELVDVIAGLEMNAGASAPVDLLAAKIIERSGMRTIVLDGTDPDRIARAVRYGDHDGTDVIPEGAGEEPTYWAVDEQ, encoded by the coding sequence ATGAAAGTGGTCGTCTCTATCGGCGGGAGCGTGCTCGTGCCCGAGCCGGGCGCGGATCGGGTGGCCGAACACGCGGCCGTCGTCGAAGACCTCATCGCGGACGGCTGTCGCGTCGGTGCCGTCGTCGGGGGCGGCGGTGTCGCCCGCGACTACATCTCGGCGGCCCGCGATCTGGGGGCGAACGAAATCGAACTCGATCAGCTCGGAATCGACGTCACGCGACTCAACGCGCGCCTGCTCATCGCCGCACTGAGCGAGGAGTCCGTGACCGCGCCGGCGCTGGACTACGAGGAAGCCAGCGAGGCGCTCCGCCGGGACGACATCTGCATCATGGGCGGCGTCGCGCCGGCCCAGACAACCGACGCGGTCGGCGCCGCGCTGGCGGAGTACATCGACGCCGATCTGCTCGTTTACGCGACCAGCGTCCCCGGCGTCTACAGCGCCGATCCCAACGAGGACGACGACGCGACCAAGTACGATTCGCTCTCCGCGACGGAGCTGGTCGACGTCATCGCCGGTCTCGAGATGAACGCCGGCGCCTCGGCGCCCGTCGACCTGCTGGCGGCGAAGATCATCGAGCGCTCGGGGATGCGCACGATCGTCTTAGACGGCACCGACCCCGACCGGATCGCCCGCGCCGTCCGCTACGGCGACCACGACGGGACCGACGTCATTCCGGAAGGCGCCGGCGAGGAACCGACCTACTGGGCCGTCGACGAGCAATGA
- a CDS encoding CapA family protein — protein sequence MSHRIGFTGDVMLGRLVDDRQRRRSVDAVWRNVLERLRDLDTLVINLECVLSTRGSEWRRTHRPFHFRADPDWAVPVLERAGIDVCALANNHVLDYEAVALRDTLENLDEAGIERAGAGETVDAALEPAVVTVDGDRGDETDGLELAVVSFTDNTPEYAADEESPGTAWIEIDRDDERTRTRVREALSRARETDPDLLVASLHWGPNMVTEPPDSFRAFGRWLVEEGVDLIHGHSAHVFQGIEVYDGAPIIYDAGDFVDDYAVDDELRNDRGFLFELAVTEDGTPTELRLHPTEIDGCAVHEASPDAARWARDRMRELSAPFGTAFDRDGETLVLALESEPRTALE from the coding sequence ATGTCTCATCGAATCGGCTTCACCGGCGACGTCATGCTCGGTCGACTGGTCGACGACCGCCAGCGCCGGCGGTCGGTCGACGCGGTCTGGAGGAACGTCCTCGAGCGCCTCCGGGACCTCGATACACTCGTGATCAACCTCGAGTGCGTGCTGTCGACGCGCGGGAGCGAGTGGCGGCGGACCCACCGGCCGTTTCACTTCCGCGCGGATCCCGACTGGGCCGTGCCGGTCCTCGAGCGCGCCGGCATCGACGTCTGTGCCCTCGCGAACAACCACGTGCTGGACTACGAGGCGGTGGCACTGCGGGATACGCTCGAGAACCTCGACGAGGCCGGAATCGAACGCGCCGGCGCGGGAGAGACGGTCGACGCGGCGCTCGAGCCGGCGGTCGTAACCGTCGACGGCGACAGGGGCGACGAAACCGACGGCCTCGAGTTAGCCGTCGTTTCGTTCACCGACAACACGCCCGAGTACGCGGCCGACGAGGAGTCGCCCGGAACCGCGTGGATCGAAATCGACCGCGACGACGAACGGACGCGAACCAGGGTTCGCGAGGCGCTCTCCCGCGCCCGCGAAACGGATCCCGATCTGCTGGTCGCGTCGCTGCACTGGGGGCCGAACATGGTCACCGAACCGCCCGACTCGTTCCGGGCGTTCGGCCGCTGGTTGGTCGAGGAGGGCGTCGACCTGATCCACGGCCACAGCGCCCACGTCTTCCAGGGGATCGAGGTCTACGATGGCGCACCGATCATCTACGACGCGGGCGATTTCGTCGACGACTACGCGGTCGACGACGAGTTGCGCAACGACCGCGGGTTCCTGTTCGAACTCGCGGTGACCGAGGACGGGACGCCGACCGAACTGCGGCTCCATCCCACGGAAATCGACGGCTGTGCCGTCCACGAGGCGAGCCCCGATGCCGCCCGGTGGGCTCGCGACCGGATGCGCGAGCTGTCGGCCCCCTTCGGGACCGCGTTCGACCGCGACGGCGAGACGCTGGTGCTGGCGCTCGAGTCGGAGCCTCGTACCGCACTCGAGTAG
- a CDS encoding molybdopterin synthase: MHVLGICDRGGDRDAVERVCDRLVDRLEREGRVGVVRYDATIADGTAVHDSTTVGGDVSYELGADGDWAASGTGLGVGEALDRLASDCAYAVVVGVENLRHPTVVVGTDDADEEGVVAAVEQPGDLDPDAVTAELESREPHETLHSLVDRVKRSPTADQAGAIATFTGRVRAKDDAEDARTQYLEFEKYEGVADERMAALETDLESRDGVLEVELYHRTGVVEDGEDIVFVVVLAGHREEAFRTVEDGINRLKDEVPLFKKEVTVEDEFWVHERS, encoded by the coding sequence ATGCACGTACTCGGCATCTGCGACCGCGGCGGGGACCGCGACGCCGTCGAGCGGGTCTGCGACCGACTCGTCGATCGCCTCGAGCGGGAGGGGCGCGTCGGCGTGGTCAGATACGACGCGACGATCGCGGACGGAACGGCCGTCCACGACTCGACGACGGTCGGCGGCGACGTCAGCTACGAGCTCGGCGCCGACGGAGACTGGGCTGCCTCGGGGACGGGGCTGGGCGTCGGCGAGGCCCTCGATCGGCTAGCGTCCGACTGCGCGTACGCCGTCGTCGTGGGCGTCGAGAACCTCCGCCATCCGACGGTGGTCGTCGGGACGGACGACGCGGACGAAGAGGGCGTCGTCGCGGCTGTCGAACAGCCCGGCGACCTCGATCCCGACGCCGTCACGGCCGAACTCGAGTCGCGCGAGCCCCACGAAACCCTCCACTCGCTGGTCGATCGCGTCAAGCGGTCGCCAACGGCCGATCAGGCGGGCGCGATCGCGACGTTCACCGGCCGCGTCCGCGCGAAGGACGACGCCGAGGACGCGCGCACACAGTACCTCGAGTTCGAGAAGTACGAGGGCGTCGCCGACGAGCGGATGGCCGCCCTCGAAACGGATCTCGAGTCCCGCGACGGCGTGCTCGAGGTCGAACTCTACCACCGGACCGGCGTCGTCGAGGACGGCGAGGACATCGTCTTCGTCGTCGTCCTCGCCGGACACCGCGAGGAGGCGTTTCGAACCGTCGAGGACGGGATCAACCGGTTGAAAGACGAGGTGCCGCTGTTCAAGAAGGAAGTGACGGTCGAGGACGAATTCTGGGTTCACGAACGAAGCTAG
- a CDS encoding DUF7123 family protein, with product MSMSTTAQPSTESKERRLKRYLRDRAEDGELYFKGKFIADDVGMSPKEIGALMVKLSESATDLEIEKWSYTSATTWRVAPA from the coding sequence ATGTCGATGAGCACGACAGCCCAACCCTCCACGGAAAGCAAGGAACGACGCCTCAAACGCTATCTCCGCGACCGCGCCGAAGACGGAGAGCTATACTTCAAGGGCAAGTTCATTGCTGACGACGTCGGGATGTCCCCCAAGGAGATCGGCGCGCTGATGGTCAAGCTCTCGGAGTCGGCCACCGACCTCGAGATCGAGAAGTGGTCGTACACGAGCGCGACGACCTGGCGCGTCGCACCGGCCTGA